A section of the Chryseobacterium scophthalmum genome encodes:
- a CDS encoding CIS tube protein, whose protein sequence is MGGEIMKVKIDSYEDSSYNKIKSRGAFKALINPTGFSFTRKNDFNKEQASGASDGEQKFDKTSAPSLQLEFLFDGTGVTKENSGNKLINKIKEGLGKKNPFSKTSVTEQLYDFYEATGQYDGTIHKPYNVIIIWGKFEFKGILNEFTIDYKLFNNDGTPLRAIGKANFGGSISKELAAKIAKTSSPDLTHKRIVQDGDTLPLMTERIYGDSKYYLEVAKANGLVNFRQLKAGSTLYFPPLDKKG, encoded by the coding sequence ATGGGAGGAGAAATTATGAAAGTAAAAATAGATTCTTACGAGGACTCTAGTTACAATAAAATAAAAAGTAGAGGTGCTTTTAAAGCCCTTATTAATCCAACTGGGTTTTCTTTTACACGTAAAAATGATTTTAATAAGGAACAGGCAAGCGGAGCAAGCGATGGTGAACAAAAATTTGATAAGACTTCCGCTCCATCTTTACAATTGGAATTTTTATTTGACGGTACAGGAGTAACAAAAGAAAACTCAGGTAATAAACTTATCAATAAGATAAAGGAAGGTTTAGGAAAAAAAAATCCTTTCAGTAAAACATCCGTTACCGAGCAACTGTATGATTTTTATGAAGCAACCGGACAATATGATGGTACAATTCACAAACCGTATAATGTCATCATTATTTGGGGAAAATTTGAATTTAAGGGAATTCTTAATGAATTTACAATAGATTATAAATTATTCAATAATGATGGAACTCCTTTAAGAGCTATCGGAAAAGCAAATTTCGGTGGATCGATTAGTAAAGAACTTGCAGCAAAAATTGCAAAAACATCTTCTCCAGATCTTACCCATAAAAGAATTGTACAAGACGGAGATACACTTCCCTTAATGACCGAAAGAATTTACGGAGACTCTAAATACTATTTAGAAGTTGCAAAGGCAAATGGTCTTGTCAATTTCAGACAATTAAAAGCAGGGAGCACATTATATTTTCCACCTCTAGATAAAAAAGGATAA
- the vgrG gene encoding type VI secretion system tip protein VgrG — protein MNNSGYIQTARTSDLITFKVMSGGTELPGKYGVKSIVVEKEVNRIPYARIVILDGSVPEQDFKLSNEELLIPGKEIEITAGYHSKEETIFKGVVVKHNIKVRSGSSYLIIECRDKAVKMTLGRKSKYFYDSKDSDIIEELIGNSGATADVEATSNSHKELVQYQSSDWDFMLTRAQANGKLCFVEDGTIKVAKPDFSAKEIETVVYGSSIHEFDGEIDARDQFNKITAKTWSYTDQELTEVEAQDPAIKLNGNLSSGDLAKVFGIEDLQLKHGGNLTQNELQDWSDAKATFQQLAKTTGRVQFQGIPEVIPGVTLTLQGVGNRFNGKIYVTGVRHEIVDGNWLVDAQFGLSPTWFSETYDVSEMPGSGIIPSISGLHIGVVSQLESDPDGEDRILVQIPIINNEEEGIWARVATLDAGENRGSFFRPEIGDEVIIGFINDDPNDAVVLGMLNSSTKPAPIVASDDNHEKGFVTRSEMKMIFNDDKISYTLETPKGKKVILDEDTDVIKIEDEHSNILTLNKDGISIESGKDIKIKAKGDITMEGVNINVKASAQLKAEGSSGSELKSGAVTVVKGSQVKIN, from the coding sequence ATGAACAATAGCGGATACATACAAACAGCAAGGACTTCCGATTTAATAACTTTTAAGGTGATGTCTGGAGGTACTGAATTGCCGGGAAAATATGGAGTGAAAAGCATTGTAGTGGAAAAAGAAGTCAACAGAATTCCTTATGCCCGCATTGTTATTTTAGATGGAAGTGTACCGGAACAAGATTTTAAGCTAAGTAACGAAGAACTGCTTATTCCTGGGAAAGAAATTGAAATTACCGCAGGATATCATTCTAAGGAGGAAACCATTTTTAAAGGAGTTGTTGTAAAACATAATATAAAAGTGAGAAGTGGCTCTTCTTACCTCATCATCGAATGTAGAGATAAGGCGGTAAAAATGACCTTAGGAAGGAAAAGCAAATATTTCTACGACAGTAAAGACAGCGATATCATCGAAGAACTGATTGGTAATAGTGGTGCAACTGCCGATGTAGAAGCTACTTCAAATTCACATAAAGAACTGGTTCAGTATCAATCTTCAGATTGGGATTTTATGTTGACCAGAGCACAAGCAAATGGTAAACTGTGTTTTGTTGAAGACGGAACCATTAAAGTTGCTAAACCTGATTTCAGTGCAAAAGAAATAGAAACAGTAGTCTACGGATCATCAATACATGAATTTGACGGAGAGATTGATGCAAGAGATCAATTCAATAAAATTACAGCAAAAACATGGAGCTATACCGATCAGGAACTGACAGAAGTTGAAGCTCAGGATCCGGCAATTAAACTTAATGGAAATCTTTCATCGGGTGATTTAGCAAAAGTTTTCGGAATTGAAGACCTTCAGCTTAAACATGGCGGAAATCTTACCCAAAACGAACTACAAGATTGGAGTGATGCTAAAGCTACTTTCCAACAGTTAGCCAAAACAACAGGAAGGGTACAATTTCAGGGAATTCCAGAGGTAATACCGGGAGTTACATTAACACTTCAGGGGGTCGGAAACCGATTCAATGGAAAAATATACGTCACTGGTGTTCGTCATGAAATTGTCGATGGAAACTGGTTGGTTGATGCTCAGTTCGGGCTTTCTCCAACATGGTTTTCAGAAACGTATGATGTAAGCGAAATGCCTGGTTCAGGAATTATTCCTTCAATAAGCGGATTACACATCGGAGTGGTTTCACAATTAGAATCGGATCCGGATGGCGAAGACAGAATTTTAGTACAGATCCCAATCATCAATAACGAAGAGGAAGGAATTTGGGCAAGAGTTGCTACGCTGGATGCAGGAGAAAACAGAGGTTCGTTTTTCAGACCGGAAATTGGAGATGAGGTGATCATTGGATTTATTAACGACGATCCCAATGACGCAGTGGTACTTGGAATGTTAAACAGCAGTACAAAACCAGCTCCAATTGTAGCTTCTGATGATAATCACGAAAAAGGATTTGTCACCCGAAGCGAAATGAAAATGATCTTTAATGATGATAAAATTTCGTACACACTTGAAACTCCAAAAGGTAAAAAAGTGATTTTGGATGAAGATACCGATGTTATTAAAATAGAAGATGAACATTCTAATATTCTGACTCTTAATAAAGACGGTATCAGTATCGAAAGCGGAAAAGACATCAAGATCAAGGCAAAAGGCGACATTACGATGGAGGGAGTCAATATCAATGTGAAAGCAAGTGCTCAGTTGAAAGCAGAAGGAAGCTCAGGTTCTGAACTTAAATCGGGAGCGGTAACCGTGGTAAAAGGATCTCAAGTAAAAATTAATTAA
- a CDS encoding phage tail protein, which translates to MALLYPPTSFSFIVNGISTTEGIDSRFQSISGLSTEITTEEYAEGGENRFTHQLPLRPKYPNLVLKRGLIVSSGLISWCRNAMENFEFEPRDLIVSLYGGLQSTAPLMVWNVVGAYPVKWEVSEFNAEESKLAIETIELKYRYFTIPTSLASLGL; encoded by the coding sequence ATGGCTCTTTTATATCCTCCAACTAGTTTCTCTTTTATTGTTAATGGGATTTCAACAACAGAGGGTATTGACTCCAGATTTCAGTCTATATCTGGTTTATCAACAGAAATTACAACTGAAGAATATGCCGAAGGAGGTGAAAACAGGTTTACCCATCAACTTCCTTTGCGACCAAAATATCCAAATTTAGTTCTTAAACGTGGATTGATCGTAAGTTCCGGATTGATAAGCTGGTGCAGAAATGCTATGGAAAACTTCGAGTTTGAACCCAGAGACCTTATTGTTTCTCTTTATGGTGGCCTTCAGTCTACAGCGCCTTTAATGGTTTGGAATGTAGTTGGAGCATACCCTGTAAAATGGGAAGTTTCAGAGTTCAACGCCGAAGAGAGCAAACTTGCTATTGAAACAATAGAACTGAAATATAGATATTTCACAATACCCACATCGTTAGCAAGCTTAGGCTTGTAA
- a CDS encoding DUF5908 family protein, translating to MPIEIKELHIKINVDEKAAATTNAASIDEAQIMRTISESVEQVVNIEKRKKER from the coding sequence ATGCCAATAGAAATAAAAGAGCTTCACATTAAAATAAATGTGGACGAAAAAGCAGCAGCAACGACAAATGCCGCATCGATAGATGAAGCACAGATCATGCGGACAATTAGCGAAAGTGTAGAGCAGGTAGTAAATATTGAAAAACGTAAAAAAGAAAGATAA
- a CDS encoding GPW/gp25 family protein — protein MKINTDFLGTGWSFPPEFNETEGKLAMTSDVEDINNSLIILLSTRPGERVMFPDYGCDLQEMLFSPLDLTLITQMKGIIERAILYHEPRINILSIEIDTQDELEGEVLITVDYEVRNTNTRSNIVFPFYREEATEI, from the coding sequence ATGAAAATAAATACAGATTTTTTAGGAACAGGCTGGAGTTTTCCGCCTGAGTTTAATGAGACTGAAGGAAAACTGGCAATGACCTCCGATGTAGAAGACATCAATAATAGTCTTATTATTTTATTGTCAACAAGACCGGGCGAACGTGTAATGTTCCCTGATTACGGATGCGATCTGCAGGAAATGCTCTTTAGTCCTCTAGACTTAACATTGATTACCCAAATGAAAGGGATCATTGAGCGTGCTATTTTATACCACGAGCCTAGAATAAACATTTTAAGTATTGAAATTGATACCCAAGATGAGCTTGAAGGTGAAGTTTTAATAACAGTTGACTACGAAGTAAGAAATACCAATACAAGAAGCAATATTGTTTTTCCTTTTTATAGAGAGGAAGCAACTGAAATATAA
- a CDS encoding phage tail protein has product MNTYPLVKFAFEVDWGGTKVGFQEVSGLNAEAALIEYRHGASPDFSKIKMPGLKTFSNITLKRGTFKSDNEYFEWFQTIQLNTVERRSITISLLDENGDPAVTWKVKNAFPLKVNATDLKAEGNEVAIETLEIAHEGLTIENN; this is encoded by the coding sequence ATGAATACATATCCATTAGTAAAGTTTGCCTTTGAAGTTGATTGGGGTGGAACAAAAGTAGGTTTTCAGGAAGTGAGCGGATTAAATGCCGAAGCAGCTTTAATTGAATACAGACATGGAGCAAGTCCTGATTTTAGCAAGATTAAAATGCCGGGATTAAAAACTTTCAGCAACATTACTTTAAAGAGAGGAACTTTCAAAAGTGATAATGAATATTTTGAGTGGTTCCAAACCATCCAATTAAATACGGTAGAGAGAAGATCAATTACGATCTCACTTTTAGACGAAAACGGAGATCCTGCAGTAACTTGGAAAGTGAAAAATGCATTCCCGCTAAAAGTAAATGCAACAGATCTGAAAGCTGAAGGAAATGAGGTAGCTATCGAAACTCTGGAAATTGCACACGAAGGATTAACGATCGAAAATAACTAA
- a CDS encoding PAAR domain-containing protein — MKPAARITDMHTCPMVTGTTPHVGGPIIPAGEPTVLIGGKPAARVGDKAICTGPPDTIASGSSSVMIGGKPAARMGDSTAHGGVISAGEATVLIGG, encoded by the coding sequence ATGAAACCGGCAGCAAGAATTACAGATATGCATACTTGTCCTATGGTAACAGGAACAACTCCACACGTTGGAGGTCCCATTATTCCAGCAGGAGAACCGACGGTATTGATCGGTGGAAAACCAGCCGCAAGAGTAGGAGACAAGGCAATATGCACAGGTCCGCCAGATACGATTGCATCAGGATCTTCAAGTGTAATGATCGGTGGAAAACCCGCCGCAAGAATGGGAGATTCTACAGCACATGGAGGCGTAATATCCGCTGGTGAAGCTACTGTTTTAATAGGTGGATAA